A portion of the Podospora pseudoanserina strain CBS 124.78 chromosome 2, whole genome shotgun sequence genome contains these proteins:
- a CDS encoding hypothetical protein (COG:I; EggNog:ENOG503NV76): MTAILAHETDPSPEGGANSSALLKTAETGKARICAVFGGQGHNNLTALSDLRDLVERHGPNLRTLTENASATLSQLSSQPHKSHFHQELGFHLQAWLDNPELAPSEDRLALSPISFPLNTLLSLAQYCITCQALGKRPGQLRDLLHAVTGHSQGLLAAVVVAKANSWSSFYQASDEALRISFWIGLESHYATPTCTLPAAAIADCVEHEEGYPSSMLAVSGLSQDQLTLRLERTNRGLGNGNSVHIALINSKEKFVLAGPPGSLRSLCVQLRQIKARDGLDQTRVLYRRRKPTVGVQFLPISSPYHSPYLIDVDASVRSHLLELALARDDFAIPVYHTHTAQNLQESQSDDLLRTIIRTITVDTVDWVQVTHTLSSTGTTHVLDFGPGQIGSLINEQSEGTGLRVIQVSDRSVSGGPSGRDELLSLTLPWAPLSWKDQFAPSLVVDEDGVARLETRMTKLFGAPPVMVAGMTPTTVAWDFVATVINSGYHIELAGGGYRDEQGFEHALRTLAAAISPQRGITCNLLYANPKTISWQISVLRSLAGDGVAINGITIGAGIPSAEVVKEYIESIPGLRHISFKPGSVGAIKEVIAISQQYPEFCIGLQWTGGRAGGHHSWEDFHQPLLAMYGQIRRSPNIVLIVGSGLGCGNDTLPLLTGEWAHKFGHPPMPVDGVLLGSRMMVAKEAHTSPQAKELIIRARGVEDGEWHKSFDKPTGGVITVESEMGQPIHVLATRGMMLWKEFDQSIFSIKDKTRRLEYLRYHKDEIADRLNQDYFRPWFAVDCSGRSIELGDMTYSSVLRRLCQLMYVHHQDRWIDESYRILVEEFILLAHERFGHDSDMGSTDSRPDDIVQLFEQTLGTGASETLYPEDVSLLLALFRRRGQKPVPFIPVLDEHFITWFKKDSLWQSEDIDAVVGQDAERVCVIQGPVAVRHCTALDESAKDILDSICQAHVWMMLERGYKPTPMSLVTETTAPMTPNLPAIAGVLSTTHGVTYRVELTKDFKILETERLIKHIVNVAGSWAEKCLEDDWIFRGTSRCQNPIKTAFLPLARDTIEMRRATEDSCFNEIVLSPGSSTAKNPRTSLKITHNRIGDIVVTLILSPSVATKRVTEVKFPLKVHQGPKGCRLYENASTHTATVKSLYHRLWIHDVFPGSPQVTGLSSEFTGNEMILCERNIYDYINVIRRSSGAQLRSWNPSGLLIPLDYCIVVAWTALTKPLLIPGLNCNLLRLLHRSISFRYAPSARPLQVGDTVQAFSRITAVATTATGKLVKISADIRRQGERVVTIETEFFLRGEQGSAEEQFTSVREPEAVVHVDSPIKNALLISRKWLIFDEQPPDLIGQRLRFKLTTHTIHDNENGNALLQVSGVVTLAEQSDTSAPIQLGRVYFEQDSCLGNPIMDFLRRHGSPLTARQQLENPGWTGVPPILVHAPAESASYAAVSHDTNPIHVCPLFARYAGLHGTVVHGMHTSAIVRRAVEWAIGDTDRTRFKGWQASFEAMVRPKDRLRVEMQHVAVEDGRMILSIQTFNDETGERVLAAEADVEQPGTAYVFCGQGGQEKGMGMSLYATRPEAKALWDRAEDHLRMHYGFSLRHIVQDNPKTLTVYFGGSRGRHIRNMYLGMTRRVLTAGGDSREEPILRGLTTRSKSYTFSHSTGLLMSTQFAQPALVVMEMAEYVHLRTRGVVQTGARFAGHSLGEYAALGACTSFMQFESLLSLIYYRGLKMQNALPREAGDRTDYSMVAVDPSRIGPAFGEDHLQALVQVIAEETGLLLETVNYNIRSQQYVCAGHFQPLWILGKACDDLSIKPEPERLDIATFKGLVRGLIPRARLVSSSDALRRGKATIPLTGIDIPFHSRALRPQIDDYRDYLSQSIHVADIRPEQLVGRWIPNVVGRPFSVEREYIEMVQRVTGSGVLLRLLKQMKE, translated from the exons ATGACTGCAATCTTGGCCCACGAAACCGACCCTTCACCAGAGGGCGGAGCGAACTCGTCTGCTCTCCTCAAAACTGCAGAAACCGGCAAGGCTCGAATATGTGCTGTCTTTGGTGGCCAGGGCCACAATAATCTGACTGCATTAAGTGACCTCAGGGACTTGGTCGAGCGTCATGGACCGAACCTCAGGACTCTGACGGAAAATGCATCGGCAACATTGTCCCAGCTGTCGTCACAACCACACAAGAGCCACTTTCACCAGGAGTTAGGTTTCCATCTCCAAGCCTGGCTCGACAATCCAGAGTTGGCACCCTCCGAAGATCGCCTTGCTCTTTCTCCCATCAGCTTCCCTCTCAACACCCTACTCAGTCTGGCACAATACTGCATCACATGCCAGGCTCTCGGCAAGCGTCCTGGCCAACTCAGGGATCTGCTTCATGCTGTGACCGGTCACTCACAAGGGCTTCTGGCAGCCGTGGTCGTTGCCAAAGCAAATAGTTGGTCGTCCTTCTATCAAGCATCTGATGAAGCTCTCCGCATCTCCTTTTGGATTGGTTTGGAGTCCCACTACGCTACTCCTACTTGCACCCTGCCTGCCGCGGCTATTGCAGATTGCGTTGAACATGAAGAGGGCTATCCGTCGTCCATGCTGGCCGTCTCAGGTCTGAGTCAAGACCAGCTCACACTACGTTTGGAAAGGACCAACAGAGGGCTCGGCAATGGCAACTCAGTACATATTGCTCTGATAAACTCAAAGGAGAAGTTCGTTCTCGCAGGTCCACCTGGGTCGCTTCGTAGCCTGTGCGTCCAACTTCGACAGATCAAGGCTCGCGACGGATTGGACCAGACCAGAGTTTTGTACCGTAGGCGCAAACCGACCGTCGGCGTACAGTTTCTCCCGATATCCAGCCCCTATCACAGCCCGTATCTGATCGATGTGGACGCCAGCGTGCGGTCCCATCTGCTGGAGTTGGCCCTCGCACGCGATGACTTCGCTATACCGGTTTACCATACACATACGGCGCAGAATCTCCAGGAATCTCAGTCAGACGACTTACTCCGCACCATCATTCGTACCATAACGGTGGACACGGTCGACTGGGTCCAGGTCACGCACACTCTCAGCTCGACCGGCACCACACACGTGCTAGACTTTGGACCGGGCCAGATTGGCAGTTTGATAAACGAGCAAAGTGAAGGCACTGGCCTGCGAGTGATCCAAGTGTCAGACAGGTCTGTCTCGGGTGGACCGAGCGGCCGCGACGAGTTATTATCTCTAACATTGCCATGGGCGCCTCTCAGCTGGAAGGATCAGTTTGCCCCGAGTCTGGTTGTGGACGAGGACGGTGTGGCCCGGCTAGAGACAAGAATGACCAAGCTCTTTGGCGCCCCTCCTGTCATGGTCGCTGGTATGACACCCACGACCGTCGCCTGGGACTTTGTGGCCACGGTGATCAACTCTGGCTACCATATCGAGCTCGCTGGCGGTGGCTACCGGGACGAACAGGGGTTCGAACATGCCCTCCGTacccttgctgctgccattTCTCCGCAACGAGGTATCACTTGCAACCTGCTCTACGCCAATCCCAAAACAATTTCCTGGCAGATATCCGTATTGCGCAGCTTAGCGGGTGATGGAGTTGCCATCAACGGTATCACCATTGGCGCAGGCATACCCTCAGCAGAGGTGGTCAAAGAATACATCGAATCCATCCCAGGCTTGCGGCATATTTCATTCAAGCCCGGCTCCGTCGGGGCAATTAAGGAGGTGATTGCTATTTCACAGCAGTACCCAGAGTTCTGTATCGGGTTGCAATGGACCGGTGGTCGAGCTGGCGGCCACCACTCTTGGGAGGACTTCCACCAACCGCTCCTGGCCATGTACGGCCAGATAAGGAGATCTCCTAACATTGTCTTAATAGTTGGCAGCGGTCTCGGCTGCGGCAATGATACATTGCCGCTGTTGACCGGCGAATGGGCTCACAAGTTTGGACACCCGCCCATGCCAGTGGATGGCgttctcctcggcagccGCATGATGGTGGCCAAGGAAGCCCACACTTCCCCCCAAGCCAAAGAGCTAATAATTAGGGCGCGAGGAGTCGAAGACGGCGAGTGGCACAAGTCTTTCGACAAACCTACGGGCGGCGTGATAACCGTCGAGTCGGAAATGGGCCAGCCCATTCATGTTCTCGCCACGCGTGGGATGATGCTGTGGAAGGAATTTGATCAGAGTATCTTTtccatcaaggacaagaccAGGCGCCTTGAGTATCTCCGCTACCACAAGGACGAGATTGCGGATCGTCTGAACCAAGACTACTTCCGCCCATGGTTCGCTGTCGATTGCAGTGGCAGGAGCATTGAATTGGGAGATATGACCTATTCGAGCGTTTTACGTCGGCTGTGTCAGCTCATGTATGTTCACCACCAGGATCGGTGGATCGATGAGTCTTATCGGATTCTGGTAGAAGAATTCATCCTTCTGGCACACGAAAGGTTTGGGCATGATTCGGATATGGGTTCTACTGATTCTCGGCCGGATGATATTGTCCAACTATTTGAGCAGACACTGGGAACTGGTGCCTCCGAAACACTGTATCCCGAGGACGTCTCTCTACTTCTGGCACTCTTTCGTCGCCGAGGCCAGAAGCCGGTCCCTTTTATCCCGGTGCTCGACGAACACTTTATCACTTGGTTCAAGAAGGACTCGCTATGGCAGTCCGAGGACATTGATGCCGTCGTTGGTCAAGATGCCGAGCGCGTCTGCGTGATTCAAGGGCCAGTTGCCGTTCGACACTGCACCGCCTTGGATGAGTCCGCCAAAGACATACTCGACTCCATTTGCCAGGCGCATGTTTGGATGATGCTGGAAAGGGGATACAAGCCCACACCCATGAGCTTGGTTACAGAAACTACAGCACCGATGACGCCTAACCTGCCCGCGATTGCTGGAGTCCTGTCAACAACTCATGGCGTGACATATCGGGTGGAACTGACTAAGGATTTCAAAATTTTGGAGACCGAGAGACTCATCAAGCACATAGTCAATGTTGCTGGGTCATGGGCAGAAAAGTGCCTGGAAGACGACTGGATTTTCAGGGGTACTTCTCGTTGCCAAAATCCGATCAAGACGGCATTCCTCCCCCTTGCCCGTGATACGATTGAGATGAGACGGGCGACTGAGGACTCATGTTTTAACGAGATTGTTCTTAGTCCGGGTTCTTCAACAGCGAAAAACCCACGTACCAGTCTCAAAATTACCCACAACCGCATCGGAGATATCGTCGTCACACTCATCCTTTCTCCCTCTGTCGCCACGAAACGGGTGACTGAAGTAAAGTTCCCGCTCAAGGTTCACCAGGGGCCCAAGGGCTGCAGACTCTACGAGAATGCTTCGACACACACCGCGACCGTAAAGTCTTTATACCACCGGCTGTGGATCCACGATGTTTTCCCAGGTTCTCCTCAAGTCACGGGATTGAGCTCCGAGTTCACCGGAAACGAAATGATTCTCTGTGAGCGGAATATCTATGATTACATCAATGTCATCCGAAGAAGCAGCGGAGCACAGCTTCGTTCGTGGAACCCCAGTGGTCTTCTTATTCCTCTCGACTACTGCATCGTTGTGGCGTGGACTGCTCTCACCAAGCCCCTTCTGATCCCGGGTTTGAACTGCAATCTACTGCGGCTTCTTCACCGGTCGATATCCTTTCGTTACGCTCCATCCGCCAGGCCGCTGCAGGTTGGGGACACGGTACAGGCATTTTCGCGCATCACGGCGGTGGCCACGACGGCGACGGGAAAGCTGGTCAAAATCTCTGCAGATATCCGAAGGCAAGGTGAGCGGGTGGTCACCATCGAGACAGAATTCTTCTTGCGGGGTGAACAAGGAAGCGCCGAGGAACAGTTCACCTCAGTGAGAGAGCCGGAGGCGGTGGTACATGTTGACTCGCCCATTAAGAACGCCCTTTTGATAAGCCGGAAATGGTTGATATTTGACGAACAGCCGCCCGACCTGATTGGACAGAGACTCAGGTTCAAACTCACCACTCACACTATACACGACAACGAGAATGGGAATGCCTTGCTGCAGGTGTCCGGCGTCGTGACTCTGGCAGAGCAGAGCGACACTTCAGCCCCTATCCAACTCGGCCGAGTGTATTTTGAGCAAGACTCTTGCCTCGGTAATCCAATCATGGATTTTCTCCGCCGACATGGATCACCTCTCACTGCTCGACAACAGCTGGAGAATCCAGGATGGACGGGCGTCCCGCCAATTCTTGTACATGCCCCCGCCGAAAGCGCCTCTTACGCAGCTGTTTCGCATGACACAAACCCGATACACGTGTGCCCCTTGTTTGCTCGATATGCTGGTCTTCATGGGACAGTGGTTCATGGGATGCACACGTCAGCGATTGTCCGTCGAGCAGTCGAATGGGCTATAGGAGATACGGACCGGACCCGGTTCAAAGGCTGGCAGGCAAGCTTCGAGGCCATGGTACGACCAAAGGACAGGTTGAGAGTCGAGATGCAACATGTTGCTGTGGAGGATGGCAGGATGATTCTCAGTATACAGACCTTCAACGACGAGACGGGGGAAAGGGTGCTCGCTGCTGAAGCAGATGTTGAGCAGCCTGGCACCGCATATGTCTTTTGCGGCCAAGGAGGTCAGGAAAAAGGCATGGGCATGTCACTTTACGCCACGAGGCCCGAGGCAAAAGCGCTGTGGGATCGAGCAGAGGATCATCTGAGAATGCACTACGGGTTCTCGCTCAGGCACATCGTTCAAGACAATCCCAAGACGCTCACCGTCTACTTTGGAGGAAGCCGTGGACGACACATTCGAAATATGTATCTCGGAATGACCCGACGAGTTTTGACAGCTGGCGGGGACAGCAGAGAGGAGCCAATCCTGCGCGGCCTGACAACACGGTCGAAGTCGTACACATTCTCGCACTCGACTGGTCTTCTCATGTCAACACAGTTCGCACAACCAGCATTAGTTGTCATGGAGATGGCAGAATATGTACATTTGCGGACCAGAGGCGTTGTTCAGACAGGCGCACGCTTTGCAGGACATTCACTTGGCGAATATGCCGCTCTGGGGGCTTGCACGTCGTTCATGCAGTTTGAGAGCCTGCTATCGCTCATATACTACCGCGGGTTGAAGATGCAGAATGCCTTGCCCCGTGAGGCAGGTGACAGGACGGATTACAGcatggttgctgttgatCCTTCACGAATCGGCCCAG CCTTCGGGGAGGATCACCTGCAAGCCCTGGTGCAAGTGATCGCAGAGGAAACAGGCCTCTTGTTAGAGACAGTAAACTACAACATTCGTTCCCAGCAGTATGTCTGCGCCGGTCAT TTCCAACCGCTTTGGATCCTCGGAAAAGCCTGTGATGACCTCTCGATAAAACCTGAACCGGAAAGGCTTGACATAGCCACATTCAAGGGCTTGGTGCGCGGTCTTATTCCCCGTGCTCGACTTGTTTCCAGCTCAGACGCTCTTAGACGTGGAAAGGCCACTATCCCTCTGACGGGTATCGACATCCCTTTCCACTCAAGGGCACTACGGCCGCAGATTGATGACTATCGGGACTATTTGTCGCAGAGCATTCATGTTGCGGACATCAGGCCGGAGCAGTTGGTGGGCCGGTGGATCCCGAATGTGGTGGGTAGGCCTTTTTCGGTGGAGAGAGAGTATATCGAGATGGTTCAGAGGGTTACTGGGagtggggtgttgttgaggttgttgaagcaGATGAAGGAATAG
- a CDS encoding hypothetical protein (EggNog:ENOG503NXRB; COG:Q), with product MGPLLLLVGLVFLYPLYHVIYNLFFHPLASYPGPLLWRASSFPWKLTLLRGTMHHDLMRFHQKYGDTVRLKPDEISYANAQAWKDIHAHVPGRPEFLKDPVRLPLAPNGIMSILVSDTRNHARFRSLFGHAFSDKGLRVQEANIIRYADLLVDVLREVADTDSAIEMVRYYNMGIFDSIGALSFGESFNSLADRTLHPWVDAIHKNLKSVAISHVLRSMGIEFLTPYVLPEELRGKRAENYKYAIEKVNRRLQKTGDQGDFWDRVIVKSGDGNESGQGMSQGEMLNNAAVMVVAGSETTSSVLCGATFLMCKYVKFDKAAHEVRSAFKRSEDITLLTVSPLPYLTAVIDETLRMYPAVPGQPPRVVPAGGAMVCGKFIPEGMRVGISHIGTYYADYNFTKPHEFIPERFINKDDPMFANDNYAAYQPWSVGVRNCIGRNLAYAELRLTLAKLLWHFDLVLDEAKTGDFLDQKIWSIWAKRELYVKLYSRKD from the exons ATGGGTCCACTGCTGCTCTTGGTTGGACTGGTGTTCCTTTACCCCCTTTACCATGTCATCTACAATCttttcttccaccccttGGCCTCCTACCCCGGCCCCCTTCTCTGGCGGGCAAGCTCCTTCCCATGGAAGCTCACACTCCTCCGGGGGACCATGCATCACGATCTGATGCGATTCCATCAAAAGTACGGCGACACCGTCCGCCTCAAGCCCGATGAGATCAGCTACGCAAACGCCCAAGCCTGGAAAGACATCCACGCACACGTCCCAGGCCGTCCGGAATTCCTCAAAGACCCCGTTCGCCTCCCCCTGGCACCCAACGGCATCATGAGCATCCTCGTCTCCGACACCAGAAACCACGCCCGCTTCCGCAGCTTGTTCGGCCACGCTTTCAGTGACAAAGGCCTGCGCGTCCAAGAGGCAAACATAATCCGCTATGCCGACCTCCTGGTCGATGTCCTCCGGGAAGTCGCCGACACGGACTCAGCCATCGAAATGGTGCGGTACTACAACATGGGCATCTTCGACTCGATCGGTGCCCTCTCCTTTGGCGAGTCCTTCAACAGCCTGGCCGATCGAACCCTCCACCCCTGGGTCGACGCCATCCACAAAAACCTCAAGAGCGTGGCCATCTCGCACGTCTTGCGGAGCATGGGAATCGAGTTCCTCACCCCTTACGTCCTCCCCGAAGAATTGCGGGGGAAGCGCGCCGAGAATTACAAGTACGCCATCGAAAAGGTCAACCGCCGGCTGCAAAAGACGGGCGACCAGGGTGACTTTTGGGATCGCGTCATCGTCAAGAGCGGCGACGGGAACGAGTCCGGCCAGGGGATGAGCCAGGGAGAGATGCTCAACAATGCCGCCGTGATGGTCGTTGCCGGGTCAGAAACGACATCCTCTGTCCTCTGCGGCGCCACATTTCTCATGTGCAAATACGTCAAGTTCGACAAGGCAGCGCACGAGGTCCGCTCGGCGTTCAAGAGGTCGGAGGATATCACCCTGTTGACTGTCTCCCCTCTGCCTTACCTCACTGCTGTCATTGACGAGACCCTTCGCATGTACCCCGCCGTTCCGGGCCAACCACCGCGCGTCGTGCCCGCGGGAGGAGCCATGGTTTGTGGCAAATTCATCCCCGAGGGC ATGCGCGTCGGTATAAGCCACATCGGCACGTATTACGCCGACTACAACTTCACCAAACCTCACGAATTCATCCCCGAGCGCTTCATCAACAAGGATGATCCGATGTTTGCCAACGACAATTACGCCGCTTACCAGCCGTGGTCTGTCGGGGTGCGCAACTGCATCGGGCGCAACCTTGCCTACGCCGAGCTGCGCTTGACACTGGCCAAGTTGCTGTGGCATTTTGACCTTGTGCTGGACGAGGCCAAGACGGGAGACTTTCTGGACCAGAAGATCTGGTCCATctgggcgaagagggagcTGTATGTCAAGCTGTACTCTCGCAAGGACTGA
- a CDS encoding hypothetical protein (EggNog:ENOG503P9EU; COG:S) has product MAGIGVEAIAVVTGCFLSGAIMSVFLITIPVLIATTKEPAKLVNQWRRVYLSGHVKGPAIATTTGLVYVYAAWNKYAAGEPWRVFALAGATTVSIVPYTLTFMQGINNALFRADALTGKGVEPSWADAETLVLRWGRLNAIRALIPLAGGIIGLLGTCQVLSF; this is encoded by the exons ATGGCCGGTATTGGAGTCGAGGCAATCGCAGTCGTGACAGGATGCTTCCTCTCGG GAGCCATCATGAGTGTCTTCCTGATCACGATTCCGGTGCTCATCGCAACGACAAAGGAGCCGGCAAAGTTGGTCAACCAATGGAGACGTGTGTATCTCAGCGGTCACGTCAAAGGACCGGCCATAGCAACCACCACGGGTCTCGTCTACGTCTATGCAGCCTGGAACAAATACGCGGCCGGCGAGCCGTGGCGTGTTTTTGCCCTCGCCGGAGCGACGACGGTTTCCATCGTGCCTTACACCTTGACTTTTATGCAAGGGATCAACAATGCGCTTTTCCGTGCCGATGCTCTGACTGGCAAGGGAGTTGAGCCCTCGTGGGCCGATGCCGAGACGTTGGTGCTTCGATGGGGCCGACTTAATGCTATTCGGGCGTTGATTCCTCTCGCCGGGGGGATCATTGGACTTTTGGGCACTTGCCAGGTGTTGTCATTTTAG